CTCCAGTTCCAGCCGGCCGGCGTCAGGCTTGTCGCCGCGATAGGCCGATACCAGAAGGTCGGCGAAGGCTGCGCGCCGGTTCGCCTCGATGATCACGAACCGCCAGGGTGCGAGCTTGCCATGGTCGGGAACCCGCATCGCCGCCTCCAATATGGTGCGAAGCTGCGCCGCGTCCGGGCCGGGCGCGACCATGTCGCGCGGCTTGCCCGAGCGGCGGGTGGCGAGGAGGGCGGCAGGGGAGGAGCGGTCGTTGAACATGGCTCGCTGGTAATGCCTGATCGCTGCAGGGGAAAGCGGCTTGCGCAGATGCCGTCTTGAACGGTCCCATGGGCGGGAAATCCAGAAAATGGGAAATTCCGTTTCCCGGATCGGCGGTCGATCGGCAATCTCGTTACAAGCGCAACGATATCGTCTTCACAGCGCTCGAATCGTTGTTACTGTCCGGGCATGAAGGCCGCACCGCGCCCAGGGGGGAGCGCCGCGCGCCGCCAACGATATAGAAAGCACCTCATGGTCAATCCCGACGCTGACGCGACCACCGAGCCGGCATCGAGCCACCTTAGCCGATCGGACGGCGACACCTGGTTCGGCCATCCGCGCCAACTCGCCAGGCTCTTCTCCACCGAGGCGATGGAACGCTTCGGCTATTATGGGATGAGGGCGCTCCTCACCCTCTACCTGACCCAGCATTTCCTGTTCAGCGATCAGACCACCAACGGCCTCTATGGCGGCTTCACCGCGCTGGTCTACCTGACGCCGCTGCTCGGCGGCATCCTCGCCGATCGTTATCTCGGCTCCAAGAAATCGGTGAAATTCGGCGCGATCCTGATGTCGATCGCCTATTTCACCCTGTGCTTCGGCGGCCCTACCGCCAAGCCCTATGCGATGGTCGACGGCGCCCGCTACGAAGTGGTGATCGACGAGGCCAAGCAGCAATATGTCGTCGATGGCGGGCGGAAGCTGGCGATCAAGGGCCAGGAGGATGGCTCGGTCGATCTGGTCGCGCCCGACGGCAGTGTCGCGCGCAGCGTCGCCAAGGGCAATTTCAGCTCCGATGCCGATCGCAGCCCCTTCTACACCGGCTTGATGCTGGTGGCGCTGGCACTGCTGACGATCGGCAACGGCTTCTTCAAGCCCAATATCTCGACAATTGTGGGGTCGCTCTACGAACAGGGGGACAGGCGTCGCGACGCGGGTTTCACCATCTTCTACATGGGGATCAACCTCGGCTCGCTGTTCTCGCAGATCCTCTGCCCCTTTCTGGCGGTCGCGCTGGGCTGGTGGGCCGGTTTCGGCCTTGCCGCGGTCGGCATGATGATCAGCTGGGCGCTGATCCAGTTCGCCGGCGACAAGCTGGAAGGCTATGGCGATCCGCCTCCGGGCCAGACCAAGGACCGGTCGCTGCTGATCTATATCGGTGCCCTCGCGGCCGTGCCGCTGGGCTGGTTCCTGTTCACCAACCTGATGGCCACCGTGCCGCCCGCCGAGGGCAGCGGCTTCGCCGGCTATCTGATGGCGCTGCC
The sequence above is drawn from the Rhizorhabdus dicambivorans genome and encodes:
- a CDS encoding peptide MFS transporter — its product is MVNPDADATTEPASSHLSRSDGDTWFGHPRQLARLFSTEAMERFGYYGMRALLTLYLTQHFLFSDQTTNGLYGGFTALVYLTPLLGGILADRYLGSKKSVKFGAILMSIAYFTLCFGGPTAKPYAMVDGARYEVVIDEAKQQYVVDGGRKLAIKGQEDGSVDLVAPDGSVARSVAKGNFSSDADRSPFYTGLMLVALALLTIGNGFFKPNISTIVGSLYEQGDRRRDAGFTIFYMGINLGSLFSQILCPFLAVALGWWAGFGLAAVGMMISWALIQFAGDKLEGYGDPPPGQTKDRSLLIYIGALAAVPLGWFLFTNLMATVPPAEGSGFAGYLMALPIMGKVLFFTFLLSVTGIPIWAWKAGNQVEFQMMVAAIVLIVFNVTFWTLFEQAGSSLTLFADRNTDLTIVGGWSMTAGQTQFFNAFFIVVLAPLTSMMWNALGRRGLEPSIPIKFAIALAGVGLGFLALVWGTAYAGPDFKVALWWLALLYLIHSMAELCISPVGLSMITKLSIARVVGLMMGLWFLSISCAQYVAGIVAQFASVETVGGQVTNLKVSLDTYAGVFQTIGIASIAIGVVLLIVSPLIKKWMHGVQ